The following proteins come from a genomic window of Ictalurus furcatus strain D&B chromosome 14, Billie_1.0, whole genome shotgun sequence:
- the map7d1b gene encoding MAP7 domain-containing protein 1b isoform X1, whose translation MENRDLEMSLEEKLTLSDKDSTRRPEKRDEEPVKADDTTVTDSSLITDPPSKTETPGKTSSRPSTPVNSAAPQNKKDGVSSEQKQKLAKQRREERSKYLEQRTHEQAMKKAQWLEKEEKARRLRESQLEERRRRLEEQRLRAEKRRALLEEKQRQKLEKNKERYESAIKRSTKKTWAEIRQQRWSWAGGLNQTSRRESRCSSSTVNLPRQTEPVISNRLSKSSATLWNSPKRTRSLRLSPWESRIVERLMTPTLSFLARSRSAATLLNSSDAHQCSRSPSASPLAACTHQHSADRWSSSTPDITQRQRRRNSAPAKKEKKDKERENEKEKNAITKEKVQKKRQSESITRPKPELSTNVKPKGRVSSPAPPRSRPLSPSPAVSPKPPSSSSSGRTPSATKTRPRRAQTPARVQAPAVSTVTVTETKKEQPAETGPAKDAKIPAITVSASPVTPAPATQPITAAPQTPEPTPTPPPDSTPPITKTMAGTTDPEEATRALAEKRRQAREQREREEQEKLEQEQRNRALQEERAQREEEERRRREEEQRLMAERQRLQEEKEAQERARAEQEENVRLQKQREEAESKAREEAERQRLEREKHFQKEEQERLERKKRLEEIMKRTRKSDTGDKKEARSPAQLNGKDTNSVTALNPSVSHNNSTPGLNRSQGEVKASPVSWNPAPVVNGVQDTKHHNGLSSNGEPADFEEIIQLTNHSSSNSNGQGQSQSGMATDPILAFEGGEPFMMKAGPMKPQHVAEVL comes from the exons ATGGGGTGAGCTCGGAGCAGAAACAGAAGCTTGCTAaacagaggagagaggagaggtccAAGTACCTGG AACAGAGAACCCACGAGCAAG CGATGAAGAAAGCTCAGTGgctggagaaggaggagaaggctCGGCGTCTGAGGGAGAGTCAgctggaggagaggaggaggaggctggAGGAGCAGAGACTCCGGGCTGAGAAACGCCGAGCGCTCCTCgaggagaaacagagacagaaactgGAGAAGAACAAG GAGAGATACGAGTCCGCTATCAAACGGTCGACTAAGAAGACGTGGGCTGAGATCAGACAGCAGAGATGGTCCTGGGCTGGAGGACTGAACCAGACGTCACGCAGAGAGA GCAGATGCTCGTCCTCCACCGTAAACCTGCCGCGGCAGACAGAACCTGTCATTAGCAACAGGCTGTCCAAGTCGTCAGCGACGCTGTGGAACTCGCCCAAACGAA CTCGTAGCCTGCGCCTGAGCCCGTGGGAGAGTCGCATCGTGGAGAGACTCATGACCCCGACGCTGTCCTTCCTGGCCAGAAGCCGCAGCGCCGCCACGCTCCTGAACAGCAGCGACGCTC atCAGTGTTCCCGTTCTCCATCTGCGTCTCCGTTAGCTGCCTGCACCCACCAGCACAGCGCAGACCGCTGGAGTTCCAGCACACCGGATATCACACAGCGCCAACGCAGACGCAACTCTGcaccg GctaagaaggagaagaaggacaaggagagagagaatgaaaaagagaagaacGCCATCACTAAAGAGAAAGTGCAGAAGAAGAGACAGTCCGAGTCGATCACACGTCCcaaacctgagctcag caccaATGTTAAACCCAAGGGTCGAGTTTCCTCCCCAGCGCCCCCCAGGAGTCGTCCCCTGTCCCCCAGTCCTGCCGTGTCCCCCAAACCcccgtcctcctcctcctcaggaCGAACTCCTTCTGCCACTAAAACCCGCCCCCGCCGCGCACAGACCCCGGCCCGAGTGCAGGCCCCCGCCGTGAGCACCGTCACCGTGACCGAGACGAAGAAAGAACAGCCGGCTGAAACCGGACCTGCTAAAGACGCCAAGA TTCCTGCCATCACAGTCTCCGCCTCTCCGGTGACACCGGCTCCTGCCACCCAGCCAATCACAGCAGCTCCTCAGACTCCAGAGCCCACACCCACTCCTCCACCTGACTCCACCCCTCCCATTACCAAGACGATGGCAGGTACTACAGACCCGGAGGAGGCGACCCGAGCGTTGGCGGAGAAACGACGGCAAGCtcgagagcagagagagagagaggagcaggaGAAACTGGAGCAGGAGCAGAGAAACAG AGCTCTACAGGAGGAGCGTGCTCAGCGTGAGGAGGAGGAAAGGAGGCGCAGGGAGGAGGAGCAGAGGTTAATGGCAGAGCGACAGCGTCtgcaggaggagaaggaggcgCAGGAGAGAGCCCGGGCCGAGCAGGAGGAGAACGTGCGTCTCCAGAAACAG agAGAGGAGGCGGAGTCGAAGGCTCGAGAGGAGGCGGAGCGTCAGaggctggagagagagaagcactTTCAGAAAGAGGAGCAGGAACGTCTGGAGAGGAAGAAG cgTCTGGAGGAGATCATGAAGAGAACCCGTAAGAGCGACACAGGAGACAAG AAGGAGGCCAGATCTCCAGCGCAGCTCAACGGCAAAGACACGA ATTCTGTCACTGCCCTGAATCCGTCAGTCAGTCACAACAACAGCACTCCGGGTTTAAACCGATCACAGGGAGAGGTGAAAGCGAG CCCCGTGTCCTGGAACCCTGCTCCTGTGGTAAACGGTGTCCAGGACACCAAACACCACAACGGCCTGTCCTCCAACGGAGAGCCTGCTGACTTCGAGGAGATCATCcagctgaccaatcacagcagcAGTAACAGCAACGGGCAGGGCCAATCGCAGAGCGGCATGGCGACCGACCCGATCTTGGCCTTCGAGGGAGGAGAGCCCTTCATGATGAAGGCGGGGCCGATGAAGCCTCAGCATGTAGCAG AGGTGCTGTGA